From the genome of Maribacter algicola, one region includes:
- a CDS encoding SDR family oxidoreductase, with translation MDNLKDKVIWVTGASSGIGEALSYKLNGLGAKLILSARRKTELERVKNNCSFPNNVAVLPLDLANFTELEDMPKKALSLYGYIDILVNNGGVSQRSLIKDTSFKVYQELININYLGTIQLTKCMLPHFIDANSGHFVTITSLMGKFSSPYRSGYCGAKHALHGFFDSLRMEHEKDRIDVTMVCPGFVKTNVSKNALIGDGSSSNTDDTATKNGIAPEDCAQQIIEGIKRKKFEVYIGGKEKYGVYLKRFFPKLLHKLVLRSNVR, from the coding sequence ATGGACAACTTAAAAGATAAGGTCATTTGGGTTACCGGGGCTTCCTCGGGAATTGGAGAAGCACTTTCCTACAAACTAAATGGGCTTGGGGCCAAGCTAATACTATCCGCCCGTAGGAAAACCGAATTGGAACGTGTCAAAAATAATTGCTCGTTTCCAAATAATGTAGCCGTTCTTCCTTTAGATCTTGCCAACTTTACCGAGCTGGAAGACATGCCCAAAAAGGCACTTTCCCTTTACGGTTATATCGATATTCTCGTCAATAATGGCGGAGTTAGTCAACGTTCGTTAATAAAGGACACCTCTTTTAAAGTATATCAAGAATTAATAAACATTAATTATCTGGGAACTATACAGTTGACCAAGTGTATGCTCCCACATTTTATCGATGCCAATTCCGGACATTTTGTTACCATAACCAGTTTAATGGGTAAATTTTCCTCTCCATATCGATCAGGATATTGTGGGGCGAAACATGCCCTGCACGGATTTTTTGATTCATTGCGAATGGAGCATGAAAAGGACCGTATCGATGTGACAATGGTTTGCCCGGGATTTGTTAAGACAAACGTATCCAAAAACGCCCTGATAGGAGACGGAAGTAGTTCCAATACGGATGATACGGCTACAAAAAATGGTATTGCCCCAGAAGACTGTGCCCAACAAATAATTGAAGGTATAAAAAGAAAAAAATTCGAGGTCTATATTGGGGGAAAGGAAAAATACGGGGTATACTTAAAACGCTTTTTTCCTAAACTATTACATAAATTGGTTTTGAGAAGTAACGTTAGATGA
- a CDS encoding LytR/AlgR family response regulator transcription factor → MEQPIKILIVEDNVIIADDMQSMLEEIGYEIVDNVIVYEQAVEVLKTQQVDLVLIDIILASDKTGIDLGKHIRENYDIPFIFVTSNSDRATVENAKTVKPNGYLVKPFEQQDLYTSIEIALSNFIYGKQASGKTASNSEESNEDVPMSNSILKDSIFVKKQHLYYRIQFGDIQFIKADNVYLEVNTADKKFLVRSPLKDYLEKLPSNKFYRAHKSYIVNVDHIDAINSKDILINNTLIPISKDFKEFIISAMNS, encoded by the coding sequence TTGGAACAACCTATTAAAATACTTATCGTAGAGGACAACGTAATCATTGCAGATGATATGCAGTCCATGTTGGAGGAAATTGGTTATGAAATTGTAGACAATGTTATCGTTTATGAACAAGCGGTTGAAGTATTAAAAACCCAACAAGTAGACCTCGTCCTTATTGATATCATCCTAGCTTCGGATAAAACAGGAATCGATTTAGGGAAACATATAAGGGAAAATTATGATATCCCGTTTATTTTCGTAACATCAAATTCAGACAGGGCCACAGTTGAAAATGCAAAAACGGTAAAACCTAATGGGTATCTGGTAAAACCTTTTGAGCAACAGGACCTTTATACTTCTATAGAAATAGCTTTATCCAATTTCATATATGGAAAACAGGCTTCTGGAAAGACAGCTTCAAATTCGGAAGAGTCAAATGAAGATGTTCCCATGAGCAATTCCATCCTTAAGGATTCCATTTTTGTCAAAAAGCAACATCTTTACTATAGAATACAATTTGGTGATATCCAATTTATCAAGGCGGACAATGTCTATTTAGAAGTAAATACGGCAGACAAGAAATTTTTGGTGCGTTCTCCTTTAAAGGATTATCTGGAAAAATTGCCCTCAAATAAATTTTACAGGGCACATAAATCCTATATAGTTAATGTAGATCATATTGATGCAATTAACTCAAAAGATATATTGATAAATAACACCCTAATACCCATCTCAAAGGATTTCAAGGAATTTATTATTTCCGCTATGAATTCTTAA
- a CDS encoding o-succinylbenzoate synthase, whose translation MKASFKKYILNLKRPSGTSRGILRTKETWFVILEKEGKLGIGECGLFRGLSYDDVPHYEEKCKWVEDHIQRGKSYLLKELMDYPSIQFGLEQAYMSLESENPFELFQTSFLFENKPIPINGLIWMGDAEYMKDQIAEKLKQGFSCIKMKIGAIDFNEELRLLESIRKDFSSNQIELRVDANGAFSPGQALQKLDELAQFQLHSIEQPIKQGNWKTMKDLCERTPLPIALDEELIGVTHISKKRELLRTIAPQYIILKPSLVGGFEGSKEWIDLAEKSGIGWWITSALESNIGLNAIAQWTSTLQNSMPQGLGTGSLFTNNFESPLEVKNGGLYYNRQQSWENYLIESLCI comes from the coding sequence ATGAAAGCAAGTTTCAAAAAGTATATTCTAAATCTTAAGAGACCTAGTGGCACTTCACGAGGAATTTTGAGGACCAAGGAAACCTGGTTTGTTATTTTGGAAAAGGAGGGAAAGCTTGGAATAGGTGAATGCGGACTTTTTAGGGGGCTTAGTTACGATGATGTACCGCACTATGAGGAAAAATGCAAATGGGTCGAGGATCATATCCAGAGGGGCAAATCCTATCTTTTGAAAGAATTGATGGATTACCCCAGCATCCAATTTGGATTGGAACAAGCGTATATGTCATTGGAAAGTGAAAATCCATTTGAACTTTTTCAAACCTCCTTTCTTTTTGAAAACAAACCAATTCCGATTAATGGCCTTATTTGGATGGGCGACGCGGAATACATGAAAGACCAAATCGCCGAAAAATTGAAACAAGGTTTTTCTTGTATAAAAATGAAGATCGGGGCCATAGATTTTAATGAGGAATTACGTTTGTTGGAATCCATACGCAAGGACTTTTCCTCAAATCAAATAGAACTTAGGGTCGATGCCAATGGGGCATTTTCACCGGGTCAGGCACTGCAAAAATTGGACGAACTCGCACAATTTCAGTTGCATTCCATAGAGCAACCTATAAAACAAGGAAATTGGAAGACTATGAAGGATTTATGTGAAAGGACACCTTTGCCCATTGCCTTGGACGAGGAATTGATAGGAGTGACCCATATATCCAAAAAAAGGGAACTCTTGCGCACCATTGCCCCCCAATATATCATTTTAAAGCCTAGTTTAGTAGGTGGATTTGAGGGAAGTAAGGAATGGATTGATTTGGCCGAAAAAAGTGGTATCGGATGGTGGATAACCAGTGCCCTGGAAAGCAATATTGGTTTGAACGCCATTGCCCAATGGACTTCCACTTTACAGAATAGCATGCCCCAAGGACTCGGAACGGGGTCGTTATTCACCAATAATTTTGAGAGTCCCTTAGAAGTAAAAAACGGAGGGTTGTATTATAATAGGCAACAAAGTTGGGAAAATTATTTAATAGAAAGTTTATGTATATAG
- a CDS encoding sensor histidine kinase, with the protein MKKGFLVLFIGFFCFLLAPSEVKAQDVPSQSENYFQQFKELPDSKSRVDFFFDTSNRYNQNSAYDWLDTVNVYLNSSQKTSDSTSVSEYRLIQSQIYYDLGDYEKSLAIAKDLYEAMEEFPLEMKSLILNIMDNDYSKLELFDKQIEIRRYKRELGLAENVSFYDIYSSLGQHRKAMEDYMTEEKKNIEDGDFYAQAVYNNNIGNYLRLDKSTPTALSYFKKANALIDVYFSDILNSKTANQINEGNHLKGVILGNIGKCHVQLKEYQKAIPFLEESIELIKKYNTGKVTPDLVENTLEIAECYLQLNNYEKATDYLSNDLTPVKIKNILKRNRLYASYYDRTGDFKSANEYLKQNNRIRDSLEDNDTNIKSQQLESVLKQDLENSRKMMEAQKADLEKSRNEIIEKDEKISLVFISLIFTLLGFSGLVYAYLKSIKNQRLIAEQKHFIENSLIEKDSLLKEIHHRVKNNLQMVSSLLSLQTKNTKSKAAIMALEEGKSRVKAMALIHQKLYQNEDLSVIEMQGYIESLINSVQSVYKKGGHNINITIDAEGVELDIDRAIPFGLILNELVSNSFKYAFPHDEENGKIYIHLRKTQGQEGFFEYTDNGVGLPEDSDERANSSMGIRLMNRLANQLQTTLNIDRTAEGVRFWFHFK; encoded by the coding sequence ATGAAAAAAGGCTTTTTGGTACTATTTATTGGTTTTTTTTGTTTTTTGTTGGCTCCTTCGGAAGTTAAAGCACAGGATGTACCATCACAAAGCGAAAATTATTTCCAACAGTTTAAAGAACTGCCCGATTCCAAAAGCCGTGTCGATTTTTTCTTCGATACCTCAAACAGGTACAATCAAAATTCCGCCTATGATTGGTTGGACACTGTTAACGTATATTTAAACAGCTCGCAAAAAACTAGCGATAGTACCTCGGTATCTGAATATCGATTGATCCAATCACAAATCTATTATGATTTAGGTGATTATGAGAAGAGTTTGGCTATAGCCAAAGATCTTTATGAGGCTATGGAGGAGTTTCCTTTGGAAATGAAGTCTTTGATTCTCAATATCATGGACAATGACTATTCCAAGCTAGAGCTATTCGACAAGCAGATAGAAATCCGTAGGTATAAAAGAGAACTGGGATTAGCTGAAAACGTATCCTTTTATGATATTTATTCCAGTCTAGGTCAGCATAGGAAGGCTATGGAAGACTATATGACCGAGGAAAAGAAAAATATTGAGGATGGTGATTTTTATGCCCAAGCGGTTTATAACAATAATATTGGAAACTACCTTAGGTTGGATAAATCCACACCCACGGCATTGAGTTATTTTAAAAAGGCCAACGCGCTAATTGATGTATATTTTAGTGATATACTAAATTCCAAGACCGCAAATCAAATAAACGAAGGCAATCATTTAAAAGGTGTAATTCTCGGAAATATTGGTAAGTGCCATGTGCAATTAAAGGAATATCAAAAAGCAATACCTTTTTTGGAAGAAAGTATTGAATTGATAAAAAAGTACAATACGGGAAAAGTTACTCCAGATTTGGTGGAAAACACCTTGGAGATAGCGGAGTGTTACCTTCAGCTAAACAACTATGAAAAAGCTACGGATTATTTGAGTAATGACCTAACACCGGTAAAGATTAAGAACATCCTTAAAAGGAACCGATTGTACGCTTCCTATTACGATAGAACCGGAGACTTTAAGAGTGCCAATGAGTACCTTAAACAAAATAATAGAATTAGGGACTCCTTGGAGGACAATGATACCAATATAAAGAGTCAGCAGTTGGAATCCGTTCTCAAACAAGATCTCGAGAATTCCAGAAAAATGATGGAAGCCCAGAAAGCAGACTTGGAGAAATCCAGGAACGAAATTATTGAAAAGGACGAAAAAATTAGTCTTGTTTTTATCTCCTTGATTTTTACCCTTTTAGGGTTTTCGGGACTGGTATATGCTTATTTGAAAAGTATTAAAAACCAAAGACTGATTGCGGAACAAAAGCATTTTATAGAAAATTCCTTGATTGAAAAGGATTCCCTTTTAAAGGAGATTCATCATAGGGTGAAGAACAATCTTCAGATGGTATCCAGTCTTTTGAGCCTTCAAACGAAAAATACCAAAAGTAAGGCGGCCATTATGGCTTTGGAAGAAGGAAAGAGCAGGGTGAAGGCCATGGCTTTGATCCATCAAAAACTATATCAGAATGAGGACTTGTCCGTTATAGAAATGCAGGGCTATATTGAGAGTTTGATCAATAGTGTACAATCGGTCTATAAAAAGGGAGGGCATAACATTAACATTACCATAGATGCCGAAGGTGTTGAGCTGGACATTGACCGTGCGATTCCCTTTGGACTTATTTTGAACGAATTGGTATCCAATTCATTTAAATATGCCTTTCCCCATGATGAGGAGAATGGCAAGATCTACATACACCTCAGAAAAACCCAGGGACAAGAAGGATTTTTTGAATATACGGACAATGGGGTGGGGCTTCCAGAGGATTCTGATGAAAGGGCTAATTCTTCTATGGGCATACGCCTGATGAATCGCTTGGCAAACCAATTACAAACTACACTTAATATAGATAGAACCGCGGAAGGGGTGCGATTTTGGTTCCATTTCAAGTAA
- the menA gene encoding 1,4-dihydroxy-2-naphthoate octaprenyltransferase translates to MNQVRAWINAARLRTLPLSVSGILVGAGLASFYGSFQPVIFWLAILTTIGFQVTSNFANDYGDGIKGTDNQNRIGPKRALQSGLLSKSALKKGIIVSIVIDFLLVLVLLFVSFGIEELLWTMLFIFLGVLSIWAAINYTIGKNAYGYNGLGDLFVFVFFGLVGVLGSMFLFIKTIPVLAALPAITVGLLSVGVLNLNNLRDHRSDKESGKNTLIVKMGFARGKIYHLVLLSVAFLSLLIFLNLTAKSWWGYFSLLAFIPIFLHFRKVQNITDPALLDPELKILALSTFLMAVLFYFSYHNFL, encoded by the coding sequence GTGAACCAGGTAAGGGCGTGGATAAACGCCGCAAGGTTAAGGACACTTCCACTTTCCGTCTCTGGAATACTGGTTGGTGCTGGGTTGGCTTCCTTTTATGGTAGTTTTCAACCAGTCATTTTTTGGTTGGCGATTCTTACCACGATCGGATTTCAGGTCACTTCAAATTTCGCCAATGATTATGGTGACGGAATAAAGGGAACCGATAACCAAAATAGAATTGGTCCTAAACGCGCCTTACAAAGTGGACTTTTAAGCAAAAGCGCCTTGAAGAAAGGTATAATCGTATCCATTGTCATTGATTTTCTGTTAGTTTTAGTCCTTTTGTTTGTTTCATTTGGTATTGAGGAATTATTATGGACCATGCTTTTCATTTTTTTGGGGGTATTGAGTATTTGGGCGGCCATCAACTATACCATTGGCAAAAATGCCTATGGTTACAATGGATTGGGAGATTTATTTGTCTTTGTCTTTTTTGGATTGGTAGGCGTATTAGGTAGTATGTTCCTATTCATAAAAACAATCCCTGTTCTTGCAGCATTGCCGGCAATTACCGTTGGGCTTTTAAGTGTTGGTGTGCTCAACTTGAATAATTTGAGGGACCATCGATCTGATAAGGAATCCGGTAAGAATACCTTGATTGTCAAAATGGGATTTGCACGTGGAAAAATCTACCACCTCGTCCTGCTATCGGTCGCTTTTCTATCCCTTCTTATTTTTTTAAACCTCACGGCCAAGAGTTGGTGGGGCTATTTTAGTTTGCTGGCATTTATTCCAATTTTCTTGCATTTTAGAAAGGTTCAAAATATTACCGATCCAGCTTTGTTGGACCCTGAGCTCAAAATTCTGGCGTTGAGTACTTTTTTAATGGCCGTGCTCTTTTATTTTAGTTATCACAATTTTTTGTAG
- a CDS encoding CPBP family intramembrane glutamic endopeptidase yields MYIEQAYKGSSDSWKFILGVFVVFGAWQFFGGIPLIIALIMSGATGTLATGDMGSMSEALGSNTFLFLMLLTFAIGLACLLLYVTFVHKQSVRSLTTSRRKIDWNRILYSFGLWAFISLALLFLDIWLAPEDYAFNFNLVPFLILTVISIIFIPIQTSMEEYFMRGYMMQGLGILTKNRWFPLVFTSLLFGMLHILNPEVEKLGYGILVFYIGTGFFLGILTLMDEGLELALGFHAANNLTAALLVTADWTAFQTDSVYRDISDPVLGWDVLVPVLVIFPLLLWFFSKKYKWSNWKERLTGRVLTRDEFLSQENS; encoded by the coding sequence ATGTATATAGAACAGGCATATAAAGGGTCAAGTGATAGTTGGAAGTTCATTCTTGGGGTGTTCGTTGTCTTTGGGGCATGGCAGTTTTTTGGGGGGATACCTTTGATAATAGCCTTAATCATGTCCGGTGCCACAGGTACTTTGGCCACCGGTGATATGGGTAGTATGTCTGAAGCCTTGGGCTCCAATACCTTTCTTTTCCTCATGTTGCTCACTTTTGCAATAGGTTTGGCTTGTCTGCTTTTGTATGTCACGTTCGTGCATAAACAATCGGTCCGAAGCTTAACAACTTCGCGAAGAAAAATTGATTGGAACAGAATTCTTTACTCTTTTGGTCTTTGGGCCTTCATATCCCTTGCCTTGTTATTTCTGGACATTTGGTTGGCACCGGAGGACTATGCCTTCAATTTTAATTTGGTTCCGTTTTTAATTTTGACTGTCATTTCAATCATTTTCATTCCAATACAAACCAGTATGGAAGAATATTTTATGAGGGGCTATATGATGCAGGGACTTGGAATATTGACAAAGAATAGATGGTTTCCCCTTGTTTTTACCTCCCTGCTTTTTGGTATGTTGCATATTTTGAATCCAGAGGTCGAAAAACTTGGATATGGTATTCTTGTCTTTTACATAGGTACAGGTTTTTTCCTTGGTATTCTTACCCTTATGGACGAAGGTTTGGAGTTGGCCTTGGGCTTTCATGCTGCCAATAATCTTACTGCAGCTTTATTGGTAACCGCAGATTGGACAGCCTTTCAGACAGATTCTGTCTATCGGGATATTTCGGATCCGGTATTGGGATGGGATGTATTGGTCCCTGTATTAGTCATATTTCCATTGTTGCTCTGGTTTTTCTCAAAAAAATACAAATGGAGCAATTGGAAGGAACGATTGACAGGTAGGGTTTTGACCAGGGATGAATTTCTGTCCCAAGAAAATAGCTAA